Genomic DNA from Leptospira venezuelensis:
AGCGCTGAAAAAGGTTGAACCGCAAGATTCGGAAATGATCTCCATTGCCAACGTGCTTAAAAAAATACCTGCACCCTGTCCGCCGAATTCCTCTTCGTGTAATAGGCCTAGGTAACCTGCTTCTCCTAATTTTAGGTAATGGGATCTTGGAAGTTCTTTCGTTTTATCTGCCTCTTCTGCAAATGGATGAATTTCCTTTTTGCAAAAATTGCGAAATGATTCTGTGAACTCTTGTTCATCGGAGCTTAGGCTAAAATCCATTTATGATTCCTCGGATCCTGCTAAACTTGAAGAAACATATACGAAGGCAAGTAGAATTCTCTGCGACCGAATATTGTTTGTTAGGAACAAAAGTTATATATGGGTTTAATCCGAAATGATATATTCAGAAAATTTAAAATACTATTTCCCCTTAAAGACCGCAGTTCTTTTTTCCAATAAGGAGCGGATTCCTTCTTGGCCGTCTTCTGATTTTAAACAATCGGTAACCAATGGTACTAGATCATCAATTGCTTCCAGATCTCCAACTTCGATTGCTTTTCTTGCGTTTGCGAGGACTGCATCGATTGCCTTTGGAGCCTGTGCGGAAATTTTTTCAGCAAGTTGTATCGCTCTTGCTAATAATTCTTTTTTAGGTAAAACTTCTTGCACGATCCCGATCCGATACGCCTCAGAAACGTCGAAAGTATCACCTGTCAGGATATATTTCATTGCATTTCCCCAACCGGAAGCTCTTACAAATCGGATCGTTGCTCCACCAAAAGGTAAAATTCCTCTTTGCACTTCCATCTGAGCGAATATTGTTTTTTCGGCTGCGAGAGCGATGTCGGAGGCTAACATTAATTCGATCCCTAAGGTTAGGCAAAATCCATGAACTGCAGTGATTAAAGGTTTTTTGCGAACTCTACCGGTTCCGCCAGTATCCCAAGGATTGATATTTCCCTTTTGGAAAAAATTTCTGCCTTGTTCTATGATTGATTTAGCAACATCTTCCAATTCTAAACCGAAAGTAAAATGAAGACCATTCGCATACAGAACCGCACATCTGGAATTTGGATCATCTTCGTAAACTGTAAGCGCATCACTTAACTCCATGATCATTTGTGTATTCATCGCGTTTCTTGCATCCGGGCGGTTAAGTGCGATACAAAACACAGGACCTTTCTTTTCAATTTGGATATAAGTATACGATTTCATAAAATCCTCCGTGGCAGGTGGACCATATAGTCTACTCATTCGATCCTATGTCTTTTGTTTTTCTAAATTTGATGTCAAACTTTTTGATTTTTAGAAAGAGCTAATTTCGTTTCCCAACTAAAATAATTTGAATAATAATCCTTACAAATTCAGAGTTCGATTATTGAGGATGGTAAATTCGTATCATTCTCCCTTTTTCCAATCGCATCTCCGTAGATGGCGGAACCATTCGAATTGATCTCGAAATCTTTAAAAGACCAAGTATAGTCAGGAATTTTATCTCCATTAGTATCCAAATGAAATTTTAAAGTTTCTCTTGCTCCTGATTTTGGTCGTAGGGTACTGAAGCTCAGTAATCCGGATCCTGTATTGCTAATATTGGATGTATTAGATCTTAAAATTTTATTATCTGGATAGGTGGCTTCCATCCAAGAATTCCATTGGTTTTTAGGTAAATCTGTTCCAGATGGAACAAAGGAAGCTACATTAATAAAAAGTAAAATAGAATATCCGAATGCATCGAATGAGCTTGGTGCTTCGTCTTCCATGAGTATTTCTGCAAAATTTAGGCTAGTGCCGAAGCTTCCGTCGCTATATACAACGTTTGCACCAATCCTTAATTTTTTCTTTGGGGTCCAATTAGTGTGAATATCTAACTTAGGAGAAAAATCCTTTAGATACATGGTGATACTTTTTTCCCCCGCATCATCAGAGTAATACATCTTATCCAAATCCCCGTGGCCTTTGTATTTAGCTTGGACTGTAATACCGTTTTCATCCTTAAATTGGCTTACTAATACAATCTGTCGTATGGTCCTATTTTCCTCAACCGGGCGAACTTTAATCTCGATATCCGAATAGTTTATGTATGAAAGAAAGGA
This window encodes:
- a CDS encoding Ig-like domain-containing protein → MDRKIIISILFCYAGLFNCGEDPKDDIKFLIGTVSKEEDISHIPTEPENPDPNLPLIVQSTEPANNASLVNITSSITVKFSEAVDPNSIILNTNNSDCTGSSFQISNDGFNTCLQLKPISGSLDGNKTFQFKSSDPLSGGGTYRFRVTNEIKNLSLTKSLLSLGDYSFKTSIPGNKSFIVEFPEKISRLSFLSYINYSDIEIKVRPVEENRTIRQIVLVSQFKDENGITVQAKYKGHGDLDKMYYSDDAGEKSITMYLKDFSPKLDIHTNWTPKKKLRIGANVVYSDGSFGTSLNFAEILMEDEAPSSFDAFGYSILLFINVASFVPSGTDLPKNQWNSWMEATYPDNKILRSNTSNISNTGSGLLSFSTLRPKSGARETLKFHLDTNGDKIPDYTWSFKDFEINSNGSAIYGDAIGKRENDTNLPSSIIEL
- a CDS encoding crotonase/enoyl-CoA hydratase family protein, which produces MKSYTYIQIEKKGPVFCIALNRPDARNAMNTQMIMELSDALTVYEDDPNSRCAVLYANGLHFTFGLELEDVAKSIIEQGRNFFQKGNINPWDTGGTGRVRKKPLITAVHGFCLTLGIELMLASDIALAAEKTIFAQMEVQRGILPFGGATIRFVRASGWGNAMKYILTGDTFDVSEAYRIGIVQEVLPKKELLARAIQLAEKISAQAPKAIDAVLANARKAIEVGDLEAIDDLVPLVTDCLKSEDGQEGIRSLLEKRTAVFKGK